From Anaerolineae bacterium, the proteins below share one genomic window:
- a CDS encoding response regulator transcription factor, whose translation MFALLVPRDPDEGAVLALALQRADFMVIQARDLGKALKSWLERPADLILLVPPEGDPLPYVRQIRSETGVPLVLILDPISESLHCALLEAGADLVIIRPFSIPVLIAQLKALVRRASGAVPQKTPLWSTAGLTLDPISRTVEVEGKAPVRLTHLEFRLLYALMLHKGQVLPVETIVERVWGYTGRGDKDLVRGLISRLRAKIEPDPHRPRYIHTIPGVGYSFSPSE comes from the coding sequence ATGTTCGCGCTTCTGGTGCCCCGCGATCCTGACGAAGGGGCGGTGCTGGCTCTGGCCCTCCAGAGGGCCGACTTCATGGTCATCCAGGCCAGAGACCTGGGAAAAGCTCTCAAGTCTTGGCTTGAAAGACCCGCCGATCTCATCCTCCTTGTCCCTCCAGAAGGCGATCCCCTCCCTTATGTCCGGCAGATACGTTCAGAAACGGGCGTTCCCCTTGTCCTAATCCTTGACCCAATAAGCGAAAGCCTCCACTGTGCCCTTCTGGAAGCTGGAGCCGATCTGGTCATCATCAGGCCTTTCAGCATTCCTGTTCTCATTGCGCAGTTGAAAGCCCTCGTGCGTCGGGCTTCCGGTGCGGTACCCCAGAAGACTCCCCTCTGGAGCACAGCTGGCCTGACTCTTGACCCCATCAGCAGAACTGTTGAGGTTGAGGGGAAAGCTCCAGTTCGCCTTACCCACCTGGAATTCCGCCTCCTTTACGCCCTTATGCTCCATAAAGGCCAGGTTTTACCTGTGGAAACCATAGTGGAAAGGGTCTGGGGATACACCGGAAGGGGGGATAAAGACCTGGTAAGGGGGCTCATAAGCAGACTGAGGGCAAAAATAGAGCCCGACCCCCATCGCCCCCGCTACATTCACACCATTCCAGGGGTGGGCTATTCCTTCAGCCCTTCCGAGTGA
- a CDS encoding M28 family metallopeptidase has translation MSAMEHVRYLAENIGPRGSTTEKEIEAAHYAFKVLAQEGLNPALEPFSSARSAWHPYALFSFLALLSEILFFAIERWGALIAFVLTFISLISVLLELTFRPSPLRLLLPRGRSQNVVARIPPKGEVREKVVLMGHLDTHRTPLVFSSERWLKLFTVLVPLGLISALALTGLFLAGTFFPLPALKFASLPFALIILGIFLITLQADFTPYTPGANDNASGAGIVLNIASRLARSPLERTEVWVVLSGCEEVGCYGAEAFARAHKKELGRAIWLVLDSVGGKGAGPVYIVKETFLLTSRSDRELLALADKIASSYPELGAYSKSFRGAYTEGAIGVKHGFRVLTLVGLRRDGILPGWHRPADTVENLDPEVLEKTEKFVWELLREIDVRASGAPRS, from the coding sequence ATGTCGGCCATGGAACATGTCCGCTACCTGGCAGAAAACATCGGCCCGAGGGGCTCCACTACTGAGAAGGAGATCGAGGCTGCCCATTACGCCTTCAAAGTCTTAGCCCAGGAAGGTTTAAATCCGGCCCTTGAACCTTTTTCAAGCGCCCGATCTGCCTGGCATCCCTATGCTCTTTTCTCCTTCCTCGCTCTGCTCAGTGAAATCCTTTTCTTCGCAATAGAACGATGGGGAGCTTTAATCGCTTTTGTTCTGACGTTCATTTCTCTTATTTCTGTCCTTCTGGAATTGACTTTCAGGCCTAGTCCCCTACGCCTTTTACTTCCCAGAGGTCGGAGCCAGAACGTTGTGGCACGAATACCTCCGAAAGGCGAGGTTCGGGAAAAAGTGGTCTTGATGGGACACCTTGATACCCACCGAACACCTCTGGTTTTTTCTTCGGAGCGCTGGCTCAAACTGTTCACAGTCCTCGTGCCTCTCGGCCTGATCTCGGCTCTGGCCCTTACCGGGCTCTTCCTGGCTGGAACCTTTTTTCCTCTCCCCGCCCTTAAATTTGCCTCCCTTCCTTTCGCTCTTATAATTTTGGGCATATTCCTCATCACGCTCCAGGCTGATTTCACCCCTTATACTCCCGGGGCCAATGATAATGCCAGCGGCGCCGGAATAGTCCTGAATATTGCCAGCAGGCTGGCCAGATCGCCCCTGGAAAGAACTGAAGTATGGGTGGTGCTTTCAGGATGCGAAGAAGTGGGGTGTTACGGTGCGGAAGCCTTTGCCAGAGCCCACAAAAAGGAGCTGGGCAGAGCTATATGGCTGGTCCTGGATAGTGTAGGAGGGAAGGGAGCTGGTCCCGTTTACATTGTAAAAGAAACTTTCCTTTTGACCTCTCGCAGCGACCGGGAACTTCTGGCTTTAGCCGATAAAATCGCCTCATCCTATCCAGAACTTGGAGCTTATTCCAAATCTTTCCGGGGAGCCTATACTGAGGGGGCTATTGGGGTAAAGCACGGCTTTCGTGTTCTCACCCTTGTGGGCCTCAGGAGAGACGGGATACTTCCCGGCTGGCATCGCCCAGCGGACACTGTGGAGAATTTGGATCCAGAGGTGCTGGAAAAAACCGAGAAGTTCGTTTGGGAACTCCTGAGGGAAATAGATGTTCGCGCTTCTGGTGCCCCGCGATCCTGA
- a CDS encoding aldehyde ferredoxin oxidoreductase — protein MAKLLRINMTDLSARFEDLPEKYKYLAGRALTTAIICDEVDPTCHPLGPNNKIVLAPGIVTGTNAPTSGRVSVGTKSPLTGTIKETNAGSDWPQRLARLGIRGVIIEGYPKEPGKFWLIHISKDGVKFEPADEYLGKGLYEVYPKLFERFGRKVSIMGIGVAGEMRMAMAGVCFNDIERRPSRYAGRGGAGAALGAKGVKFIVVDDEGGPGVEIANPELFEQGRKKLLEALRTHDITKPKGALNTYGTAVLVNIINEAGAYPTRNFREGRFEGAAATSGEAIFETNKKRLGKELYNHACHPGCVIQCSNTYYDEEGKEIVSCVEYETTWAVGANCGIDNLDAIAKLTWLCNDLGLDTIETGGTIGVAMDAGLLPFGDWQGAIRLLDEDVRKGTPLGRIIGNGAAFTGRAFGWHRVPGVKGQNMPAYEPRAVKGIGVTYATSTMGADHTAGYTIAPEILSVGGKVDPRDVKKGELSRNFQATTAFIDSTGHCLFIAFAILDIPSGFEGLIEECNGVLGTSWTADDVVKYGLDILKKERLFNEAAGFTKAHDRIPEFMKYEPLPPHNVVWDVPDEELDKVYAF, from the coding sequence ATGGCAAAGCTGCTGAGGATAAACATGACAGACCTTTCCGCCAGGTTCGAAGATTTACCCGAAAAATATAAGTATCTGGCGGGAAGAGCTTTGACCACGGCGATAATCTGCGACGAAGTTGACCCTACCTGTCACCCCCTTGGTCCCAATAACAAAATAGTTCTGGCCCCGGGAATTGTCACTGGGACCAATGCTCCTACAAGCGGTAGGGTTTCCGTAGGAACTAAATCCCCCCTTACGGGTACTATAAAAGAGACCAATGCCGGTTCCGACTGGCCTCAACGCCTTGCTCGCCTGGGAATAAGGGGGGTGATTATTGAGGGTTATCCGAAGGAGCCCGGGAAATTCTGGCTCATCCACATCTCCAAGGACGGCGTCAAGTTTGAGCCCGCTGACGAATATTTGGGCAAGGGCCTCTACGAGGTTTACCCCAAGCTTTTTGAGCGCTTCGGCCGCAAAGTCAGCATCATGGGAATAGGGGTGGCCGGCGAAATGAGAATGGCTATGGCCGGAGTTTGCTTCAACGACATTGAGAGGAGGCCAAGCCGCTACGCTGGCCGCGGTGGTGCTGGTGCTGCGCTGGGCGCTAAAGGGGTAAAGTTCATCGTTGTGGATGACGAAGGAGGCCCCGGTGTAGAAATCGCCAACCCCGAGCTCTTTGAGCAGGGCCGGAAGAAACTCCTGGAAGCTCTCCGCACCCACGATATTACCAAGCCCAAGGGCGCTCTGAACACCTACGGTACTGCCGTCCTGGTTAACATCATAAACGAAGCAGGAGCTTACCCCACCCGCAACTTCCGGGAGGGCCGCTTTGAGGGTGCCGCTGCCACTTCCGGCGAAGCCATCTTTGAGACCAATAAGAAGCGCCTGGGCAAGGAGCTCTACAACCACGCATGCCACCCCGGCTGTGTGATCCAGTGCTCCAACACTTATTACGATGAAGAGGGTAAGGAAATCGTCTCCTGTGTTGAGTACGAGACCACCTGGGCGGTAGGGGCCAACTGCGGCATTGACAACCTGGACGCCATTGCCAAACTGACCTGGCTCTGTAACGACCTGGGCCTTGACACTATTGAGACCGGTGGCACAATTGGAGTAGCTATGGACGCTGGTCTCCTGCCCTTCGGCGACTGGCAGGGAGCTATCCGCTTGCTGGATGAGGATGTACGTAAGGGAACTCCCTTGGGCCGGATCATTGGCAACGGTGCCGCCTTCACCGGCAGGGCTTTCGGCTGGCATCGTGTTCCCGGCGTGAAGGGCCAGAACATGCCCGCTTATGAGCCACGAGCCGTAAAGGGCATCGGCGTTACCTACGCCACCTCCACGATGGGCGCTGACCACACCGCCGGCTACACCATCGCACCGGAGATCCTCAGCGTGGGTGGCAAAGTGGACCCGAGGGATGTGAAGAAAGGAGAGCTTTCCCGCAACTTCCAGGCCACTACCGCTTTCATTGACTCTACAGGCCACTGCCTCTTCATCGCTTTCGCCATCCTGGATATTCCCAGCGGTTTTGAAGGGCTCATTGAGGAGTGCAACGGCGTCCTGGGCACCAGCTGGACAGCCGATGACGTTGTCAAATATGGGCTTGACATCCTGAAGAAGGAGAGGCTCTTCAACGAGGCCGCCGGCTTCACCAAAGCCCATGACCGCATTCCTGAATTCATGAAGTATGAGCCACTTCCTCCTCACAATGTGGTCTGGGATGTGCCAGATGAGGAGCTGGATAAGGTTTATGCATTCTAA